A stretch of Lathyrus oleraceus cultivar Zhongwan6 chromosome 6, CAAS_Psat_ZW6_1.0, whole genome shotgun sequence DNA encodes these proteins:
- the LOC127098485 gene encoding embryonic protein DC-8, whose amino-acid sequence MASNQPRHVEEIHKTIETDLSPTATQQQHVEEKPGVIGSVVQTVKNTLENAKEAVIGKGSPTATTQEVHVYDDDKDLVSGGEVRDISANKSRGVYDSAAEKAKECKDTTGSKAGEYTDAAAQKAKETKDAAAQKAKETKDAAAQKAKETKDATKDKTNEYADCAAQKAKETKEAAKEKTNEYADYAGEKAKEAKDKAVEYKDCAAEKAKEGKDATLNKLGEYKDYAAEKAKEGKDTAADAANKAMGYLGDKKEETKQKAAETAEAAKQKTAETAEAAKQKTAEAKDKTKEKLSEADEEARRKMEGGNVGDTGFREETWRRGNEGVIRTEDTRTGAVADRLKAADQMTGQTFNDVGALDDEGVTRVGLLDIKKK is encoded by the exons ATGGCTTCAAACCAACCAAGACATGTTGAAGAAATTCACAAAACAATAGAGACTGATTTAAGTCCTACTGCAACCCAACAACAACATGTTGAGGAGAAGCCTGGCGTGATTGGTTCGGTGGTGCAGACTGTGAAAAACACCTTAGAGAATGCAAAAGAAGCTGTAATTGGCAAGGGAAGCCCCACAGCTACAACACAAGAAGTCCATGTTTACGACGACGACAAAGATTTAGTTTCGGGTGGTGAAGTTAGGGATATATCAGCCAACAAGTCTCGTGGAGTCTATGATTCTGCTGCTGAGAAAGCCAAGGAGTGCAAGGACACAACAGGTTCCAAAGCTGGCGAGTACACAGATGCAGCAGCTCAAAAAGCAAAGGAAACAAAAGATGCAGCAGCTCAGAAGGCGAAGGAAACAAAAGATGCAGCAGCTCAGAAGGCGAAGGAAACAAAGGACGCAACAAAAGATAAGACTAATGAGTATGCAGATTGTGCAGCTCAGAAGGCGAAGGAAACGAAGGAGGCGGCAAAAGAGAAGACTAATGAGTatgcagattatgcaggggaAAAAGCAAAAGAAGCTAAGGATAAAGCTGTGGAGTACAAAGACTGTGCTGCAGAGAAGGCAAAGGAAGGGAAAGATGCTACATTGAATAAGCTGGGTGAGTATAAGGACTACGCAGCTGAGAAGGCGAAAGAAGGGAAAGACACTGCTGCCGATGCAGCCAATAAGGCTATGGGTTACTTGGGTGACAAGAAAGAGGAAACTAAGCAGAAGGCAGCCGAGACTGCTGAGGCTGCTAAACAGAAAACAGCCGAGACTGCTGAGGCTGCTAAACAGAAAACAGCAGAGGCAAAAGACAAGACCAAG GAAAAGCTGagtgaagcagatgaagaggCAAGGAGGAAAATGGAAGGGGGGAATGTTGGAGATACAGGTTTCAGAGAGGAAACCTGGAGGCGTGGAAATGAGGGTGTGATCAGAACTGAAGACACGCGAACGGGAGCGGTGGCGGATAGGCTGAAGGCGGCGGATCAGATGACGGGTCAGACATTCAATGATGTTGGAGCCTTGGATGATGAAGGAGTTACTCGTGTGGGACTCCTTGACATTAAGAAAAAGTGA